The genomic stretch CAGGGGGACCAAAGCttgtagaaaacaaaaaaataaataaaaaagaaagaaaaataattcaaatgatTAGCTTGTAAAGACAACAAAGctcatattttttaaacattttttttctagtaCATTCAGgtatagaaaaaaatgtattgtttgatATAAGGATATTGATCCCCTCACACACGTCTTTCATTATTTGTCACATGGTGCCAGCAAGAACTCTGTCGACCAATAGAAAGTGCCGTTTTGTCCCACGTGACCAAACACGGAAGTACAATCTGCCGCGGCGCCGCCACAACTTTTCATTGTGAGAAATCAAGGTCCTCGCCGCTTATTATCGCATTGTAACTACAGCGCGAGCACGATAAGGTCGCTAGTTATTATTTCTGAGTATTTAGCGAATTAAACTCCGCCGTGACTATGACCCAGGCTGAAAAGGAGCAGGACAAcgggaaggagaaagagaaggaacgagacaaggagaaagagaaggagcaACAGCGCGGGGTGAAAAGACCCATCGCTCCTCCGACCATCCCTGACCCCCTGCAGGAGGTGAGAGAGCAAGCCTCAACTCTGACTTAATGCTCATATTTATATAACGAAGACGAATATCCCCGTGTGAGTCCTTTTAATTCGGCCTACATAGCTTTCACGAGCACACACATTTCGTGTTCTCGACTGACAGGAGCTTAATATCAGCTACTTGTTATTTCAGTCAATCAGGTAGAAGCTGCATTAGCCCCAAAGTGATGCCTTCAAATGCTACCTTTGACAAACTGCTCTGTGAGAAGCTGTCAGCAGATACATGGCGTTTTCTCTCATAGTTAACAATTATAGGTCTAGTCAAACATTAGAAATaccctttaaataaatacttaagCCTCTCTACCTCCCTTGATCAACTCTTTTGGAGGTCAGTGTCCACTGGCCAAATTGCTAGGGAATATTCAAATCCTACCAGCCACTCAATAGATGACCATTGTTATTTGGCTGGTGAGCAAAGCAAGCATTGGGCTAGTGGCTGGTGCGAATTTTAGAAGTAGTTAAGTGGCCTGCACAGAtccctgacctcaaccccaaTCAGCACGTTTGGCCTCATCAGCCAACATCAGTGGTCAACCTCACTGAAGCCCTTTTGGCTTAATAGGAGATGGTCCCTGCAACCAGGCTCCAAAATCACGTGGAAAGCCTTCTGAGAAAAGTGGAGGCTGTTATTGCAGAACATGAATGTTGTGATATGGGTATAATGTTCAGGTGTCCAAATACTTTTGGCTGATCACGCTGataatctctctctcctcatatATTCCTCTTTTACAGCAGATACAGAGCAATTTTGTCGTTGTCATCCACCCTGGTTCAAGGATGCTGCGCATCGGCCGAGCAACAGACACTCTTCCGGTGACAATCCCACATGTGATAGCACGCAAACACAAGCAGAGTGGACAGCCCAGATATGAGGATGCCTGGCTGTTGAGAGAAGGCCTAAATGTACGTCACCACTCTGGTGTCTCCACTCTATTCAGATtagtttgtgtcatttttcattttccctcATTGCTTCTTCACTTCTGTCCAACAGAAACCAGAGAGTAACGAGCAGAGGCAGAATGGGCTGAAAATGGTTGACCAGGCCATCTGGTCCAAGAAGATGTCGAACGGAGTGCGGAGGACGCCGGTGTCTGctgaacaggtgtgtgtgttttcagagagaGAAACGGGAAGAGACAGAATTGCTGCGCCTGTAATtctaaaatatttacattaatgaagtcaataaataaatgtatatgcCATTAATTGCACTATATTGCACTATAAAATATGTATGTTATATGTTCATTGAagtataaaatgtgacatgcatttagatttgttttaatttgcttctgtatttattatCTTTTCAATTTAgtcttccattttatttattaatttttaatcGATTTACATAGATATATTATTTGTATGAAAGGTGCCACAGTAAATAAAGGGTCAACTTAAAGTAAAATGACTGACTCTTGTGTTGCAGTGTATAGTGCTGTCTATGCttttatttgcagaaatgtatagAATGATCTATTTTTTGatacctgtttgtttgtgtgtgtgtgtctgtgaaggcCAGAGCTTACAACTGTCAGATCCGTCCAGCTGTACTGGACAGCAGCTCCAGGGTGAAGTGGACCAACACAGCCCACCATCCCCCTCATCTGGTGGGAGAGGAGGTCAGTACATGCGCCTATAAAATAAGAGTTCTTAAACTGCATTACCTAAACTCTTTGTTTTATccatttctttttatctttttctctctctctctctctccctcaccgCCTTTCCATTCGCCATCATGCAGGCTCTTTATGTGAATCCGTCCGACTGTTACAACATTCACTGGCCTGTAGTCAGAGGTCAGCTCAATGTGCACGCCGGTCCTGGAGGCTCACTGACCGCTGTCCTGGCTGACCTGGAGACAATCTGGGGTCACGTCATTCAAAAACAACTGGATATCCCTCTCAAAGACTTAAAGGTAGGACAAACCTCCTCATCTCTTCGTATCACTTTCTTCTGTGggacaaagtgaaaaaagaaagataataataataataatagtattaacaaaaatacaaaagaagtACAAGATTAATGTGTGCAGACCGAGAAGATGAGCATTTTACAAAGTAAGTCAAAGAATACAGATGAATCAGCAAGACTCAGGCAGCTCAACATTTCCTCAAAAACACACTGACCGGTCAATAAAAGGaagttgaagaagaagaaaaactaaagTATTACTCTGTAAGCCTCAAAAATAAGATCAGACACTGatagtgaaaatgtttttctttcagtattACAGATGCATCCTGTTGGTCCCCGACATCTACAACAGGCAGCACATCAAAGAAGTCGTCAACATGCTGCTGCTTAATATGGGCTTCTCAggtattacacacacacatatacatacatgcatggCCTATTCAGGGTAGGCTAAAGAATGATCCGATTTGTCTCTCTTACAATCACCTTACCCTCTGTCCTTTTTTGTCTATGGATAGCGATCATTGTGCACCAGGAGTCAGTGTGTGCTACGTTTGGCAGTGGGCTGAGCAGTGCTTGTGTCGTGGATGTTGGAGACCAGAAGACCAGTCTTTGCTGTGTAGAGGACGGAGTGTCCCACAGGAACTCCAGGTAGGGTGTGATCTACATCTATGACATCATTTATGAATTCAAGTTATAATTCGCAGATATCGTGGATTCCTTTTACACATGAAACCCAAAAAAGTGACTTACTGACTATAATAAAAAATAGTGAGTGCCCAATGAAAAGAATGATGATTATGACTAGGATTAAATTTtatgttctgtctgtctgttggactTTGCAGGCTGTGTTTGGCATACGGAGGCTCAGATGTGACTCGTACTTTCTTCTGGCTCCTGCAGAGGGCGGGCTTTCCCTACAGAGACTGCCAGCTGTCCAGCAGACTGGACTGTCAGCTTCTGCAACATCTGAAGGAGACCTTCTGCCATCTAGACCAAGTGTGTGTTGGTCAGGGGCCTGTGTGATTAGAGGGAGTACTGGGGAACTGTGGCTTGTATGCCTATCCATTTAATTCAAGCGTTGGGACCTTTGGTTCTGTTAAGATTAAGTGAGGAACAATATTATAGGCCAATGAAGGCCttgaaaattaaatgttggactgaaatgaacatttctgccgaTATGATGATGCTTTTATTATGCACATGCAAAACAAGCCATGAAATTACTTatttgaattcattttaaatagagCCCTTTTTTTGCACTGCTTCTTAACAGGACATATCAGGACTACAAGATCATGAATTCCAGACACGGTTCCCAGAAGCCCCAGCTCTTCTCTACCAGGTTCGACTTGGGGATGAGAAACTAGAGGTACATCGTTCAAATAATGCAAAAGTTTGCTCTTTCAGATTGGTGCTGAAATATCTTTATTATTCTGTCTCCAGCTCGTGTAGTAGAAGTACTTCTCATCTGTGGGTCTATTTGTGTCCTCCCCCCGATGTGCATGTATGCATATGTTAGGCAT from Pagrus major chromosome 7, Pma_NU_1.0 encodes the following:
- the actr8 gene encoding actin-related protein 8 codes for the protein MTQAEKEQDNGKEKEKERDKEKEKEQQRGVKRPIAPPTIPDPLQEQIQSNFVVVIHPGSRMLRIGRATDTLPVTIPHVIARKHKQSGQPRYEDAWLLREGLNKPESNEQRQNGLKMVDQAIWSKKMSNGVRRTPVSAEQARAYNCQIRPAVLDSSSRVKWTNTAHHPPHLVGEEALYVNPSDCYNIHWPVVRGQLNVHAGPGGSLTAVLADLETIWGHVIQKQLDIPLKDLKYYRCILLVPDIYNRQHIKEVVNMLLLNMGFSAIIVHQESVCATFGSGLSSACVVDVGDQKTSLCCVEDGVSHRNSRLCLAYGGSDVTRTFFWLLQRAGFPYRDCQLSSRLDCQLLQHLKETFCHLDQDISGLQDHEFQTRFPEAPALLYQVRLGDEKLEASMGLFYPTTFGIVGQKMTSLQYRSQGDSEDPHDEHYLLATQSKQDQSSKSAADRKAISRPGGGLDGEMSGQGGVGELSDLPRACGSGGGGGGMKGEMELGPAQGECLMGAGEVEEPLSAHLSRKTAIMSQFESKALGLDKAILHSIDCCASDETKRKMYSSILVVGGGLMFHGAQEFLLHRIINKMPPSFRRLVDNVEVITRPKDMDPRLISWKGGAVLACLDTTQEMWIHQREWQRFGARMLRERAAFVW